The DNA window CCACCGCCTCCGCGTCCTGGAACGTCGCCCCCGCCGCCTGCATGTCCAGTTCCAGGGCCGGGTACGCCGTGACCCTGCGGCCCGCCAGGCCGTCGACCGCGGCCGTCAGGAGCGGACCGTGGCAGATCTGTGCCACCGGTTTGTCCGAGTCGAAGAACGACTTGAGGATCTTGCGCAGCTCCAGGTCGTTGCGCAGGTACTCCGGCGCCCGTCCGCCGGGGATCACCAGGGCGGCGTACTGACTGGGCTCGACCTCCGAGAACGCCAGGTCGGCGGGCCAGGTATAACCGGGCTTCTCGGTGTACGTGTCGAAGCCCGGCTCGAAGTCGTGGACCACGAACTGGAGCTTCTTGCGGGCCGGGGCCGCGATGTGGACCTCGTACCCCTCCTCGCGCAGGCGCTGGTACGGGTAGAGGACCTCCAGCGATTCCGCTGCGTCGCCGGTCACGATGAGGATCTTGGGTGCCATGGCTGTGTGCTCCCCTCGGGCGGGCCGTGCCGTGCCGTCCGGTTCAACGTGCACCCGCCGACGCCCTTTGCCAAGGCGCCCCGCCGATCCGCTGCCAGGCCCACGCCGTGCCGTCGCTGTCCAGAGTGTCAAACTTCTCGGCTGGTTTTGTACACCGATCGGACATGACGGGCCCCCCGTGCGGGGGGATAGCCTGGTGCCGTGATCAGCGCGATAGCCCTCGGGGCAGTGAGGCCCCCGGCATGCGCCCGGAGCACCACCGTGCCCGGGCGATCGCTGGTCCCCGAAACCCCGGTCGGCCGTCAAAAATGGCCAATAACGTCACGGGTATCTCTCATCGCGGCATAACGTCGAACCGACCGGATACCCCGCGTCGTGGCGTTGTGCCATCTTTCTTCACCCCCTACGTCACGCAACGGCGCGCGACAGGAGCCAGAGGACATGCAGACCAAGCTGGACGAAGCCAAGGCCGAGCTGCTCGTACGGGCGGCCCGGGTAGCTGAGAACAGCCCGGCCGGGGGGCAACCTTCGACTGGGTCCACGAGTGCAGGCACTCCCGACCGGGACACCCTCCTCGCGTACCTCCAGCGCTACTACCTGCACACGGCCCCCGAAGACCTCGCCGACCGCGACCCGGTCGACGTGTTCGGTGCGGCGCTCTCGCACTACCGGCTGGCGGAGAACCGCCCGCAGGGCACCGCCAACGTCCGGGTGCACACCCCGACCGTCGAGGAGAACGGCTGGACGTGCAGCCACTCCGTCGTCGAGGTGGTCACCGACGACATGCCCTTCCTCGTCGACTCCGTCACCAATGAGCTGTCCCGCCAGGGCCGCGGCATTCATGTCGTGATCCACCCGCAGGTCACCGTGCGCCGCGATCTCACCGGACGGCTGATCGAGGTCATCTCCGCCGACGGCAGGCGCAGGGACGAGAAGCTGCCGCACGACGCGTGCGTCGAGTCCTGGATCCACGTCGAGATCGACCGCGAGACCGACCGCTCCGACCTCAAGCAGATCACCGCCGACCTGCTGCGCGTCCTGAACGACGTCCGCGAGGCCGTCGAGGACTGGGAGAAGATGCGCGACTCGGCGCTGCGCATCGCCGAAGAGCTGCCGAGCGAGCCCACCGCCGACGACCTGCGCGACCAGGAGGTCGAGGAGGCGCGCGAGCTGCTGCGCTGGCTGGCCGCCGACCACTTCACGTTCCTCGGCTACCGCGAGTACGAGCTGACGGCCGACGACGCGCTGTCCGCCGTCCCCGGCACCGGCCTCGGCATCCTGCGCTCCGACCCGCACCACAGCGGCACCGAGGACCACCCGGTCAGCCCGTCCTTCAGCCGCCTGCCCGCCGACGTCCGCGCCAAGGCCCGCGAGCACAAGCTGCTCGTACTGACGAAGGCCAACAGCCGCTCGACCGTGCACCGGCCCAGCTACCTCGACTACGTCGGTGTGAAGAAGTTCGACGCCGACGGCAACGTGGTCGGGGAGCGGCGCTTCCTCGGTCTGTTCTCCTCGGCCGCGTACACCGAGTCCGTACGCCGCGTCCCCGTCGTCCGCCGCAAGGTCGCGGAGGTGCTGGAGACCGCCGGCTTCTCGCCCAACAGCCACGACGGCCGCGACCTGCTCCAGATCCTGGAGACGTACCCGCGCGACGAGCTCTTCCAGACGCCCGTCGACCAGCTGACGTCCATCGTGACGAGCGTGCTGTACCTCCAGGAGCGGCGCCGGCTGCGGCTCTACCTGCGCCAGGACGAGTACGGGCGCTACTACTCGGCCCTCGTCTACCTGCCCCGCGACCGGTACACCACCGCCGTGCGGCTGCGGCTCATCGACATCCTCAAGGAGGAGCTCGGCGGCATCAGCGTCGACTTCACCGCCTGGAACACGGAGTCGATCCTCTCGCGCCTGCACTTCGTCGT is part of the Streptomyces agglomeratus genome and encodes:
- a CDS encoding DJ-1/PfpI family protein gives rise to the protein MAPKILIVTGDAAESLEVLYPYQRLREEGYEVHIAAPARKKLQFVVHDFEPGFDTYTEKPGYTWPADLAFSEVEPSQYAALVIPGGRAPEYLRNDLELRKILKSFFDSDKPVAQICHGPLLTAAVDGLAGRRVTAYPALELDMQAAGATFQDAEAVVDGTLVSARAWPDHSAWMRDFLKILRTKSPAT